Proteins encoded within one genomic window of Cucumis sativus cultivar 9930 chromosome 3, Cucumber_9930_V3, whole genome shotgun sequence:
- the LOC101218871 gene encoding protein ALTERED XYLOGLUCAN 4-like, whose translation MEFLKIPKQILLKKTISLSLSFFLHAMKFSSSHLGEKSHHNRLSQREKWGWFTPLLWSFLGMTAIVSFFFFSFSSLSPPNPFLVLRPKLLGLQSVVHDPIASPPKEKQRCNLFKGNWVKDVKGAVTYTNWSCPTIPESKNCFKQGRKDAGFVNWRWKPDECELPRFDPMAFLHLLRGKKLAFIGDSVARNHMESLLCILSQVETPEDVYKDSEDRFRRWYFPKSEVTLMVLWTKFLVAGEERFVNGTGTGVFDLQFDKLDDGWTRHLPDIDYAIISNGHWFFRVLYLHEEDAKIANCIYCSDPNVTNYDPDFALKMAFRAALKYINNCKSCGKLVTFVRTFSPAHFENGVWNTGGYCNRTRPSSAKDMNLESFDWKMREVQIEEVEKAKQEAGEAGRRFEVIDVTTAMMMRADGHPGEFWGNKWMKGYNDCVHWCLPGPIDAWNDLLMALITKEAAMD comes from the exons ATGGAATTTCTCAAAATCCCAAAACAAATCCTCCTCAAAAAGacaatttctctttctctctctttctttcttcatgcCATGAAATTCTCAAGCTCTCATTTGGGGGAGAAATCCCATCATAATCGCCTTTCACAGAGAGAGAAATGGGGTTGGTTTACTCCTCTGTTATGGTCTTTCTTAGGAATGACCGCCAttgtttccttctttttcttctccttctcttctctttcccCTCCAAACCCATTTCTTGTTCTTCGTCCAAAGCTTCTCGGCCTTCAATCCGTCGTCCATGATCCCATCGCCAGCCCTCCAAAAG AAAAACAGAGGTGCAATTTGTTCAAAGGGAATTGGGTGAAGGATGTAAAAGGGGCAGTGACGTACACAAATTGGAGTTGCCCGACGATTCCTGAATCGAAAAATTGCTTTAAACAGGGGAGAAAGGATGCGGGTTTTGTGAATTGGAGATGGAAGCCAGATGAATGTGAGCTTCCGAGGTTTGATCCAATGgcatttcttcatcttcttcgtgGGAAGAAACTCGCATTTATCGGTGATTCTGTTGCTAGAAATCATATGGAATCTCTTCTATGTATCTTATCACAG GTAGAAACTCCAGAAGATGTATACAAAGACTCAGAAGATAGGTTTAGAAGATGGTATTTTCCAAAAAGTGAGGTAACTCTTATGGTGCTTTGGACAAAATTCCTTGTGGCTGGAGAGGAGAGATTTGTCAATGGAACGGGAACTGGAGTTTTTGACCTACAATTCGACAAGCTCGACGATGGCTGGACACGACACCTACCCGACATCGACTACGCCATCATCTCCAATGGCCATTGGTTTTTCCGAGTGTTGTACTTGCATGAAGAAGATGCCAAAATTGCAAACTGCATCTATTGCAGTGATCCAAACGTCACAAATTATGATCCCGACTTCGCCTTGAAAATGGCTTTTCGAGCAGCTCTTAAGTACATCAACAATTGCAAAAGCTGTGGTAAGTTGGTGACATTTGTAAGGACATTCTCGCCTGCTCATTTTGAGAATGGGGTTTGGAACACGGGTGGGTATTGTAATAGAACCCGACCCTCGAGTGCAAAGGACATGAATTTAGAGAGCTTCGATTGGAAGATGAGGGAGGTTCAAATAGAAGAGGTTGAAAAGGCAAAACAAGAAGCTGGGGAGGCAGGGAGGAGATTCGAGGTAATCGACGTGACGACGGCGATGATGATGAGAGCGGACGGGCACCCGGGGGAGTTTTGGGGAAACAAATGGATGAAAGGGTACAATGACTGTGTACATTGGTGTTTGCCAGGCCCCATTGATGCTTGGAATGATCTTTTGATGGCTCTTATCACAAAGGAGGCTGCTATGGATTGa
- the LOC101206631 gene encoding alpha-dioxygenase 1 translates to MGVFKGLVLKLIHRDFHEVVRRMSMIDTFLFLIVHSVDKLGIWHKLPVILGLLYLATRRHLHQEYSLFNVGKAPPGGVRFNPKDFPYRTADGKYNDPFDEDAGAQDTFFGRNIHPVDQSKTLLKPDPMVVATKLLARRKLIDTGKQFNVIAASWIQFMIHDWMDHLEDTKQEVELVAPREVASECPLKSFKFFPTKQVPTGLSDIKTGSINIRTPWWDGSVLYGSNAEMLGKVRTFEDGKLKIDDDGLLPHYRDGVAISGDVRNSWAGVSTLQALFIKEHNAVCDALKKEYTNMGDNDLYRHARLVTSAVIAKIHTIDWTVELLKTDTLLAGMRGNWYGLLGKKFKDKFGHVGGEILGGLVGLKKPNNHGVPYSLTEEFTSVYRMHPLLPDDFYLRNVYADPDHNKSPPLSKKVPMSDMIGHKGEESTKKMGFTALLVSMGHQASGALELFNYPLWFRDLIPHDMDGEDRPDHVDLAALEVYRDRERKVARYNDFRRGLFLIPISKWEDLTDDKEAIEVLREVYDDNVEELDILVGLMAEKKIKGFAISETAFVIFLVMASRRLEADSFFTCYFNEGAYTKKGLEWVNTTESLKDVIERHEPEISKKWMNSSSAFSVWDSPPNKPNYVPIYLRIPH, encoded by the exons atgggtgTTTTTAAAGGACTTGTTTTAAAGTTGATCCACAGAGATTTTCATGAAGTGGTTCGAAGGATGTCGATGATCGATACCTTTCTGTTTCTG ATTGTACATTCTGTTGATAAATTGGGAATATGGCATAAACTTCCTGTGATTTTAGGGCTACTTTATCTAGCAACTCGTCGACATCTTCATCAAGAATATAGCCTGTTCAATGTAGGGAAAGCCCCACCTGGTGGAGTACGGTTCAATCCGAAGGATTTTCCATACCGAACTGCAGATGGAAAGTACAATGATCCCTTCGATGAAGATGCTGGAGCACAAGACACCTTTTTTGGTCGAAATATCCATCCCGTTGATCAATCCAAAACG TTGTTGAAACCTGATCCTATGGTAGTTGCTACAAAACTTTTGGCAAGAAGAAAGCTTATTGACACTGGAAAGCAATTTAACGTGATTGCTGCTTCTTGGATTCAATTCATGATTCATGATTGGATGGATCATTTGGAGGATACCAAACAg GAGGTGGAATTGGTGGCTCCACGTGAAGTAGCAAGTGAGTGTCCATTGAAATCGTTCAAATTCTTCCCCACGAAACAAGTTCCCACGGGCCTTTCAGACATCAAAACTGGATCTATTAATATTCGAACACCTTGGTG GGATGGAAGTGTTTTGTATGGAAGCAATGCAGAAATGTTGGGGAAGGTAAGAACTTTTGAAGATGGGAAGCTAAAGATCGACGACGACGGTCTTCTTCCTCACTATCGTGACGGTGTTGCCATCTCTGGCGATGTTCGAAATAGTTGGGCTGGTGTCTCTACTTTGCAGGCTTTATTCATTAAAGAACATAATGCCGTTTGTGATGCCTTAAAG AAGGAATACACGAATATGGGGGATAATGATTTGTATAGACATGCAAGACTTGTGACTTCTGCTGTGATTGCCAAAATTCATACCATTGATTGGACGGTTGAGCTTCTCAAAACTGACACTTTGCTTGCTGGAATGAGAGGCAATTG GTACGGATTATTGGGAAAGAAATTTAAAGACAAATTCGGACATGTTGGAGGAGAAATTTTGGGAGGTTTAGTGggtttaaaaaaaccaaataatcaCGGTGTCCCATATTCCTTGACTGAAGAATTCACTAGTGTGTATCGTATGCATCCACTTCTACCTGATGATTTCTACCTCAGAAATGTGTATGCGGATCCCGATCACAACAAATCTCCACCCTTGTCTAAAAA AGTGCCAATGAGTGATATGATAGGGCACAAAGGAGAAGAGTCCACAAAGAAGATGGGCTTCACTGCGCTATTAGTTTCAATGGGACACCAAGCAAGTGGAGCTCTTGAGCTGTTCAATTATCCACTGTGGTTCAGGGATCTCATACCCCATGACATGGACGGCGAGGATAGGCCCGATCACGTTGACCTTGCTGCTCTTGAAG TTTATAGGGATAGAGAGAGGAAAGTTGCTCGGTACAATGACTTTCGTAGGGGATTATTTCTTATTCCAATCTCCAAATGGGAAGATCTTACGGACGATAAAGAGGCTATTGAAGTGCTTCGTGAAGTGTACGATGATAACGTGGAGGAGCTTGATATTCTTGTGGGGTTGATGGCtgagaagaaaatcaaaggcTTTGCTATCAGTGAGACtgcttttgtcattttcttggTCATGGCTTCAAG GAGGCTGGAAGCAGACAGCTTCTTCACATGCTATTTCAACGAAGGAGCGTACACAAAGAAGGGGTTGGAATGGGTAAATACAACAGAGAGTTTAAAAGACGTTATAGAAAGACATGAGCCtgagatttcaaaaaaatggaTGAACTCATCAAGTGCTTTCTCTGTTTGGGATTCTCCTCCTAACAAGCCCAACTATGTTCCTATTTACCTTCGTATTCCTCATTAA
- the LOC101218631 gene encoding alpha-dioxygenase 1: protein MLSVLLKPIKAILLLLVRLFVHRDFHELARRMTVLDIYRFLIIHSIDKMGIWPKLPVLLGLLYLAARRHLHQRYSLYKVGKNTPVGVRSHPEDCPYRTPDGRYTDPFDDDAGSQGTFFGRNVHPVDQSERLLKPDPMVVATKLLARKKLIDTGKQFNVIAASWIQFMVHDWMDHLEDTKQVELVAPSDVAKSCPLKSFKFFKTKEESTDLFDIRTGSINIRTPWWDGSVLYGSNEQMLNKVRTYEDGKLKIADDGLLPHDKDGIAISGDVRNSWAGVSTLQALFIKEHNAVCDVLKKEYGNMEDEELYRRARLVTSAVIAKVHTIDWTVELLKTDTLLAGMRGNWYGLLGKKFKDTFGHVGGSILGGLVGLKKPNNHGVTYSLTEEFTSVYRMHQLLPDSFYLRDVTVDPDQHNKSPPLIEYVPMANMIGHKGEETSKKMGFTALLVSMGHQASGALELFNYPLWLRDLIAHDMDNKDRPDHIDLAALEVYRDRERRVARYNDFRRGLFLIPISKWEDLTDDKDTIKVLREVYDDDVEQLDILVGLMAEKKIKGFAISETAFVIFLIMASRRLEADSFFTCYYNEETYTKKGLEWVKTTESLKDVIERHHPEISKKWINSSSAFSVWDSPPNKPNHVPLYLRIPN from the exons ATGTTGTCTGTGTTGTTGAAACCCATCAAAGCTATTTTACTATTACTCGTTCGATTGTTCGTCCACAGAGATTTTCATGAACTTGCTCGAAGGATGACTGTTTTGGATATCTATCGGTTCTTG ATTATACATTCTATTGATAAAATGGGAATTTGGCCCAAGCTTCCAGTCCTTTTGGGACTATTGTATCTCGCTGCTCGTCGACATCTTCATCAACGATATAGCTTATACAAAGTCGGAAAAAATACTCCAGTCGGAGTTCGAAGCCATCCAGAGGATTGCCCGTACCGAACTCCTGATGGAAGGTACACAGATCCGTTCGATGATGACGCTGGTTCCCAAGGAACCTTTTTTGGTAGAAATGTCCATCCCGTAGACCAATCTGAAAGG TTGTTGAAACCCGATCCTATGGTTGTTGCTACAAAACTTCTGGcaagaaaaaaacttatagACACTGGAAAGCAGTTCAATGTGATTGCAGCTTCTTGGATTCAATTCATGGTTCATGACTGGATGGATCATTTGGAAGATACTAAACAG GTTGAATTGGTGGCTCCATCCGATGTTGCAAAAAGTTGTCCGTTGAAATCATTCAAATTCTTCAAGACAAAAGAGGAATCCACCGACCTTTTTGATATCAGAACTGGATCAATTAACATTAGAACACCTTGGTG GGATGGAAGTGTTTTGTATGGAAGCAATGAACAAATGTTGAATAAGGTAAGAACTTATGAAGATGGGAAGCTAAAGATCGCTGATGATGGCCTTCTTCCTCACGACAAAGATGGCATCGCCATCTCTGGCGACGTTCGAAATAGTTGGGCTGGTGTCTCTACTTTGCAAGCTCTCTTTATTAAGGAACATAATGCCGTTTGTGATGTTCTAAAG AAAGAATATGGAAATATGGAAGATGAAGAACTGTATAGACGTGCAAGACTTGTTACTTCTGCCGTTATTGCCAAAGTTCATACCATTGATTGGACTGTCGAGCTTCTCAAAACTGACACTTTGCTTGCTGGAATGAGAGGCAATTG gtaTGGATTATTGGGGAAGAAATTCAAAGACACATTTGGACACGTTGGAGGATCCATATTGGGAGGCTTAGTCGGtttgaaaaaaccaaataatcaCGGTGTTACCTATTCCTTGACGGAAGAATTCACCAGCGTGTATCGTATGCATCAACTCCTACCCGATTCTTTCTACTTGAGAGATGTCACAGTTGATCCTGATCAACACAATAAATCTCCACCATTGATTGAATA CGTGCCAATGGCGAATATGATAGGGCACAAAGGAGAAGAGACCTCAAAGAAGATGGGCTTCACTGCCCTATTAGTTTCAATGGGTCACCAAGCAAGTGGAGCTCTTGAGCTGTTTAACTATCCACTGTGGCTTAGGGATCTCATAGCCCATGACATGGACAACAAGGATAGGCCCGATCACATTGACCTTGCAGCTCTCGAAG TTTATAGGGACAGAGAAAGGAGAGTTGCTAGGTACAATGACTTCCGTAGGGGTTTATTTCTCATTCCAATCTCCAAGTGGGAAGATTTAACTGATGATAAAGATACGATTAAAGTGCTTCGTGAAGTGTACGATGATGATGTGGAGCAACTTGATATTCTTGTGGGGTTGATGGCagagaagaaaatcaaaggtTTTGCTATTAGTGAGACtgcttttgtcattttcttgaTCATGGCTTCAAG GAGGCTAGAAGCAGATAGCTTCTTCACATGCTATTACAATGAAGAAACATACACAAAGAAGGGATTGGAATGGGTAAAAACAACAGAGAGTTTGAAAGATGTTATAGAAAGGCATCATCCAGAGATTTCAAAGAAATGGATCAACTCATCAAGTGCTTTCTCTGTTTGGGATTCTCCTCCCAACAAGCCTAACCACGTCCCTCTTTACCTTCGTATTCCTAATTGa